From a region of the Polynucleobacter corsicus genome:
- a CDS encoding O-succinylhomoserine sulfhydrylase: MKSKPIRKKPDFSKLALETLAVRAGTRRTAEYQEHSEAMFLTSSFCFDSAELAADGFAHADQGFIYSRFTNPTVSMFQDRLAALEGGEACIATSSGMAAILTMAMSHLQAGDHVVCSRSVFGATIQLFSNILGRFGITTTYVDLSDTKAWQSAVQENTKLFYLETPSNPLTEIADIKAISKIAKKANALFAVDNCFCTPALQRPILLGADVVIHSATKYLDGQGRVVGGAIVGSNDFIMGKVFPFVRTAGPTLSAFNAWVFLKGLETLELRMKQQSQNALEIAQWLEKQSGVERVYHPGLKSHPQHALAKRQQKAGGAILSFTLKGGKKAAFKLINQTKLCSITANLGDTRTTITHPATTTHCRVTPEARKAAGITDGLVRIAVGLESVVDLKSDLIGGLKK, from the coding sequence ATGAAGAGTAAACCTATCCGTAAAAAACCTGACTTCTCCAAGCTTGCACTTGAAACCTTGGCGGTTCGTGCTGGCACACGCCGCACTGCTGAATATCAAGAGCACTCTGAGGCTATGTTCCTCACTTCTAGTTTTTGCTTTGATAGTGCTGAACTTGCAGCTGATGGCTTTGCGCATGCAGATCAGGGCTTTATCTACTCTCGCTTTACCAATCCTACTGTCAGCATGTTCCAAGATCGATTGGCTGCCCTAGAGGGTGGCGAAGCATGTATTGCAACTTCATCTGGTATGGCTGCTATTTTGACAATGGCCATGTCGCATCTTCAGGCGGGTGATCACGTTGTTTGCTCTCGCTCTGTATTCGGCGCCACCATTCAATTGTTTAGCAATATTCTGGGACGCTTTGGTATTACTACGACTTATGTTGATTTGTCGGATACCAAGGCTTGGCAGAGTGCCGTCCAAGAAAACACCAAATTGTTTTATTTGGAAACACCATCTAATCCTTTAACTGAGATTGCTGATATCAAAGCTATCTCCAAAATAGCAAAGAAAGCTAATGCGCTATTTGCTGTTGATAACTGTTTTTGTACGCCGGCTTTGCAAAGACCTATCTTGTTAGGCGCTGACGTAGTGATCCATTCGGCAACCAAATATTTAGATGGTCAGGGTCGCGTAGTTGGTGGTGCAATTGTCGGTAGCAATGATTTCATCATGGGAAAAGTATTTCCCTTTGTCCGTACTGCTGGCCCAACACTCTCAGCATTCAATGCCTGGGTATTCTTAAAAGGTTTGGAGACTCTGGAATTGCGTATGAAGCAGCAGAGTCAAAATGCTCTAGAGATCGCTCAATGGCTTGAGAAACAGTCGGGAGTAGAGCGTGTTTACCATCCTGGCCTGAAGTCTCATCCTCAGCATGCCTTGGCTAAGCGTCAACAAAAAGCGGGTGGCGCTATCTTATCTTTCACGCTTAAGGGTGGGAAAAAAGCGGCCTTCAAGTTGATTAACCAAACCAAGCTTTGCTCCATCACAGCAAACTTGGGGGACACTCGTACAACAATTACCCATCCTGCCACAACCACACACTGCCGAGTCACTCCAGAGGCTCGCAAAGCTGCTGGCATCACTGATGGCTTAGTCCGTATTGCTGTTGGACTTGAGAGCGTAGTGGATTTAAAGAGCGATCTCATTGGTGGTTTGAAGAAGTAA
- the purF gene encoding amidophosphoribosyltransferase, which produces MCGVVGTVSHSPVNQLIYDALLLLQHRGQDAAGMATMNGNSFTMHKANGLVRDVFRTRNMRSLVGSAGIGQVRYPTAGSASSEEEAQPFYVSAPYGIILAHNGNLTNAASLRVEMAYRDRRHINTSSDTEVLLNVLADELQKETNSAALDEGAMFNAVTQVTKRVKGSYAVVSLIAGYGLLAFRDPFGIRPLCIGRMDTSKGPEWMIASESVALDGLGFTFVRDVNPGEAIYIDLDGNFTSRQCVADAVLTPCIFEYVYMARPDSTIDGVTVYNVRMRMGDYLAEKIRKETIPGEIDVVMPIPDSSRPAAMQVAKRLGVDYREGFFKNRYIGRTFIMPGQAVRKKSVRQKLNAMRIEFKDKTVLIVDDSIVRGTTSFEIVQMARESGAKKVIFASAAPPVRFPNVYGIDMPTRSELVAYGRTDEEINKMIGADQLIYQSVEDMKQAVKDINPDIQHFEASCFDGYYVTGDINESYLDALEAARNSSEAKADRQRDSSDFARSQLHLHLATED; this is translated from the coding sequence ATGTGCGGCGTTGTCGGAACAGTTTCCCACTCCCCAGTAAATCAACTCATTTATGACGCGTTGTTGTTACTCCAACATCGCGGTCAAGATGCTGCCGGTATGGCAACGATGAACGGCAATTCATTTACGATGCATAAAGCCAATGGTCTTGTGCGAGATGTATTTAGAACGCGCAATATGCGAAGTCTAGTAGGTAGCGCTGGTATTGGTCAGGTTCGCTACCCAACTGCTGGCTCTGCAAGTAGCGAGGAAGAGGCTCAGCCTTTTTATGTCAGTGCTCCTTACGGCATTATCTTGGCCCACAATGGCAATCTGACTAACGCGGCTAGCCTGCGTGTAGAGATGGCTTATCGTGATCGTCGCCACATTAATACTAGTTCAGATACAGAAGTGCTTCTGAATGTATTGGCTGATGAACTTCAAAAAGAAACTAATAGTGCTGCATTAGATGAGGGTGCTATGTTTAACGCCGTTACACAAGTAACCAAGCGCGTTAAAGGCTCTTACGCGGTCGTTTCTTTGATAGCTGGTTATGGTTTATTAGCATTCCGTGATCCGTTTGGAATTCGTCCTCTCTGTATTGGACGCATGGATACATCGAAGGGTCCGGAGTGGATGATTGCCTCTGAGTCCGTAGCGCTCGATGGTCTTGGCTTTACCTTTGTACGTGATGTCAATCCTGGTGAAGCAATTTATATTGATTTGGATGGTAATTTCACTTCACGTCAGTGCGTTGCTGATGCAGTTCTGACGCCTTGCATTTTTGAATATGTTTACATGGCTCGTCCGGACTCTACGATTGATGGCGTGACTGTTTACAACGTACGTATGCGTATGGGTGACTATCTCGCCGAAAAGATTCGCAAAGAAACTATTCCGGGTGAGATTGATGTGGTCATGCCGATTCCTGACTCAAGTCGTCCAGCCGCAATGCAGGTTGCTAAACGTCTAGGTGTAGATTACCGCGAAGGATTCTTTAAGAATCGCTATATCGGTAGAACCTTCATCATGCCGGGTCAGGCTGTTCGTAAAAAATCAGTCCGCCAAAAACTCAATGCCATGCGCATTGAGTTCAAAGACAAGACCGTACTCATCGTGGACGACTCTATTGTTCGGGGTACTACTTCATTTGAGATTGTGCAGATGGCACGAGAATCTGGCGCTAAGAAAGTGATTTTTGCTTCTGCTGCACCACCTGTACGCTTCCCCAATGTGTATGGCATCGATATGCCAACCCGCAGTGAGTTAGTTGCTTACGGCCGTACTGATGAAGAGATCAACAAGATGATTGGTGCGGACCAATTAATCTACCAAAGCGTCGAGGATATGAAACAGGCCGTGAAGGATATCAATCCTGATATCCAGCATTTTGAGGCATCTTGTTTTGATGGCTATTATGTTACCGGCGACATCAATGAATCTTACTTAGATGCCCTGGAGGCGGCTCGCAATTCCTCTGAGGCCAAGGCCGACCGTCAACGCGATTCTAGTGACTTTGCCCGTTCGCAGCTACATTTGCACCTAGCCACAGAAGACTAA
- a CDS encoding CvpA family protein yields the protein MEYLSTLKLTTVDYFTLVVLLVSALVGISRGLFKEVLALASWFVAAWVAYHYTNYLSVEWLSTFHMDELLSLGVSFLILFILTLIVCGLIGNVIQKIILSAGLSMTDRFLGLVFGLARGGVVVVVMATLAALTPIPQSVAWQKAITRPAIDMATSLIKAWLPADWAKQLGDAMPKITPTVTPSLTIGI from the coding sequence ATGGAATATTTATCCACCCTGAAATTAACCACGGTGGATTACTTCACCCTGGTAGTGCTGTTAGTTTCTGCATTGGTGGGGATTTCTCGGGGTCTTTTTAAAGAGGTGCTAGCACTAGCCTCTTGGTTTGTAGCTGCTTGGGTTGCTTATCACTACACCAACTACCTTTCTGTTGAATGGTTATCCACTTTTCATATGGATGAGTTGCTGAGTTTGGGTGTGAGCTTCCTCATTTTATTTATTCTTACCTTGATTGTCTGTGGCTTGATCGGCAATGTGATTCAAAAGATTATTTTGTCCGCTGGATTGAGCATGACAGATCGATTCCTCGGTCTTGTTTTTGGCCTGGCGCGTGGCGGTGTAGTTGTAGTTGTGATGGCCACATTGGCGGCCTTAACTCCTATTCCCCAAAGCGTAGCTTGGCAGAAGGCAATTACCCGACCAGCCATTGATATGGCAACTAGTTTAATAAAAGCTTGGTTGCCAGCTGATTGGGCGAAGCAATTAGGTGATGCAATGCCTAAAATTACACCCACCGTTACACCTTCTTTAACAATAGGGATCTAG
- a CDS encoding SPOR domain-containing protein codes for MRSRLTVNKLAPRSFQRAQENEELALTEDPDQQRARHRLIGAAVLVLIAVVGLPRILDNKPKSVNNDIAVNIVTSLPTPNAVMPANDEKVNPTAAVEVPAKEKAPTPSKEAAVTSPLPMASKANSISGLAAGEEVIATPNAITKSKTEELPKKVGPGKYVIQIGAFASEERAKGWIAKMKDQKIPNYVLNKTGADGVKLYVLRAGPFADKDAAETAEKKVKAMGLSPRLVEVEAP; via the coding sequence GTGAGGAGTCGTCTTACAGTCAATAAATTAGCTCCCCGTAGTTTTCAGCGTGCCCAAGAAAATGAAGAGCTAGCGCTTACAGAAGATCCAGATCAGCAGCGTGCCCGTCATCGTCTGATTGGTGCGGCTGTCCTAGTGTTAATTGCGGTAGTTGGTCTTCCTCGTATTTTGGATAACAAGCCCAAGTCTGTGAATAACGATATTGCTGTGAATATTGTGACTAGCCTGCCTACTCCTAACGCTGTAATGCCTGCAAATGATGAAAAGGTAAATCCAACTGCTGCTGTTGAAGTGCCTGCTAAAGAAAAAGCACCTACTCCGTCTAAAGAAGCTGCAGTGACATCACCATTGCCTATGGCAAGCAAAGCAAATTCTATTAGTGGTTTGGCTGCAGGTGAAGAGGTGATTGCTACGCCAAATGCAATTACTAAATCAAAAACTGAAGAGCTACCTAAAAAAGTAGGTCCTGGTAAATATGTCATTCAGATTGGCGCTTTTGCATCTGAAGAGCGGGCTAAGGGCTGGATAGCTAAGATGAAGGATCAAAAGATTCCCAACTATGTTTTAAACAAAACCGGTGCTGACGGTGTAAAGCTTTATGTATTAAGAGCTGGACCTTTTGCCGATAAGGATGCTGCTGAAACTGCTGAGAAAAAAGTCAAAGCTATGGGATTATCTCCAAGGCTAGTTGAGGTAGAAGCCCCTTAA
- the folC gene encoding bifunctional tetrahydrofolate synthase/dihydrofolate synthase yields the protein MNPALQTPILFSSLTAWLSHLETAHPVGIDMGLARISRVKDALGLHFDCPVITVAGTNGKGSTCAYLESILLASGYKVGCHMSPHLLVFNERARVNGEEVKDDLLLEHFAAVEKARVSLDDAPTLTYFEFTTLAIMHLFSKANLDAVVLEVGMGGRLDAVNIVDTDCAIVTSIDIDHADFLGSTREAIGFEKAGIFRAGGIAVCGDPVPPQSLIDHAEKLGCDLWLQGRDYNFQGDKQQWAWAGRQKRFSGLGYPALRGANQILNASAVIAALMALHQRLPVSAQDIRNGFAMVELPGRFQVLPGQPTIVLDVAHNPHAAATLGQGLDKMGYHPYTYAIFGAMADKDISGVIKPLLNSVDFWFCTDLPTPRAASAAALSEKLVDLGVSVKNGEDGGIDCFSDTAAAYQKALSMAGEGDRIVIFGSFYTVAGVMAYRNNQAH from the coding sequence TTGAATCCTGCCCTCCAAACCCCCATCCTTTTTTCTAGCTTAACGGCTTGGCTTAGTCACCTCGAAACAGCTCACCCTGTTGGTATCGATATGGGCCTTGCTCGTATTAGTCGGGTGAAAGATGCGCTAGGCCTTCACTTTGATTGCCCTGTTATTACCGTGGCTGGCACCAATGGTAAGGGCTCTACTTGCGCTTATCTTGAAAGTATTTTGCTGGCGTCCGGCTATAAAGTTGGCTGCCATATGTCTCCCCATTTGCTCGTATTTAACGAGCGTGCACGCGTTAACGGCGAAGAGGTAAAAGACGATCTTTTGCTAGAGCATTTCGCAGCCGTTGAAAAAGCGCGTGTCAGCTTGGACGATGCGCCAACCTTAACGTATTTTGAATTCACTACCTTAGCCATCATGCATTTATTTTCTAAGGCTAACTTGGATGCAGTAGTGCTTGAAGTAGGCATGGGCGGCCGCTTAGATGCCGTCAACATAGTCGATACAGATTGCGCGATCGTTACGAGTATTGATATTGACCATGCTGATTTTTTGGGTAGCACACGCGAGGCAATTGGTTTTGAAAAGGCTGGTATTTTCCGGGCTGGCGGTATTGCGGTCTGTGGTGATCCGGTACCTCCACAATCTTTGATTGATCATGCCGAAAAACTTGGATGTGATTTATGGCTACAGGGCCGTGACTATAACTTTCAGGGTGATAAGCAGCAGTGGGCTTGGGCAGGGCGTCAAAAGCGCTTTAGTGGTCTAGGCTACCCTGCATTACGTGGTGCTAATCAGATTCTGAATGCCTCCGCTGTGATTGCCGCATTGATGGCTTTACATCAGCGACTGCCAGTTAGTGCACAGGATATTCGTAATGGCTTTGCTATGGTGGAGCTGCCTGGTCGTTTTCAGGTTCTGCCAGGTCAGCCGACCATTGTTTTAGACGTCGCCCACAATCCCCATGCAGCAGCTACCTTGGGTCAGGGCTTGGATAAGATGGGATATCACCCATATACCTATGCCATTTTTGGAGCAATGGCGGACAAGGATATTTCTGGCGTTATTAAGCCCCTGTTGAATAGCGTGGATTTTTGGTTTTGCACTGATTTACCAACCCCCCGTGCCGCTAGTGCCGCAGCGCTATCTGAGAAGCTGGTAGATCTGGGTGTATCCGTCAAAAATGGGGAAGATGGCGGTATTGATTGCTTCTCAGATACTGCTGCAGCGTATCAAAAAGCGCTTTCAATGGCCGGTGAGGGTGATAGAATTGTCATCTTCGGATCCTTCTATACCGTTGCCGGCGTAATGGCATATCGAAATAACCAGGCCCATTGA
- the accD gene encoding acetyl-CoA carboxylase, carboxyltransferase subunit beta, with protein MSWIDKLLPPQIQHTDPANRKSVPEGLWVKCPSCETVLYSTDIEANLSVCPKCSHHMRIGARQRLDSLLDPKGRHEIGADIYPIDPLKFKDSKKYPDRLKEASDASGESEALIVLGGKIESIPVVAACFEFQYMGGSMGSVVGERFARGVQDAIAKKCAFICVTATGGARMQESLLSLFQMAKTNSMLTLLAKKGLPYISVLTDPTMGGISASFAFMGDVVMAEPKALIGFAGPRVIEQTVREKLPEGFQRSEFLMQKGGIDMIVDRRQMRGEIARLLALLQQLPEPAIAGSAAV; from the coding sequence ATGAGCTGGATCGATAAATTACTGCCCCCACAAATCCAACATACGGATCCTGCTAATCGCAAATCTGTTCCTGAGGGACTTTGGGTCAAGTGCCCCAGCTGTGAAACCGTACTCTATAGCACTGATATTGAAGCCAATTTATCGGTTTGCCCAAAATGCAGTCACCATATGCGTATTGGCGCCCGTCAGCGCCTAGATAGTCTTTTGGACCCAAAAGGCCGCCATGAGATTGGCGCTGATATCTACCCAATCGACCCACTTAAATTTAAAGATTCCAAAAAGTACCCTGATCGCCTAAAAGAAGCTAGTGATGCCTCTGGTGAATCCGAGGCCTTAATTGTTCTTGGCGGGAAGATTGAAAGCATTCCAGTGGTGGCTGCCTGTTTTGAATTCCAATACATGGGTGGCTCAATGGGTTCGGTTGTGGGCGAGCGTTTTGCTCGCGGCGTACAAGATGCCATTGCTAAGAAATGTGCTTTTATTTGTGTTACCGCAACCGGTGGTGCGCGCATGCAAGAAAGCTTGTTATCCCTATTTCAGATGGCAAAGACAAACTCGATGCTGACTTTGCTTGCTAAAAAAGGTTTGCCTTACATCAGCGTATTAACAGACCCAACGATGGGCGGAATTTCTGCCAGCTTCGCGTTTATGGGTGATGTTGTTATGGCTGAACCAAAAGCCTTAATTGGTTTTGCAGGGCCGCGTGTGATTGAGCAAACCGTTCGTGAAAAATTACCAGAAGGTTTTCAGCGTTCTGAGTTTTTGATGCAAAAGGGCGGCATCGACATGATTGTTGACCGTCGGCAGATGCGTGGTGAGATTGCCCGTTTGTTGGCCTTGCTACAGCAACTCCCTGAGCCTGCGATTGCGGGTAGCGCAGCTGTATAA
- the trpA gene encoding tryptophan synthase subunit alpha — MSKITALFSELKASGKKGLIPFITAGDPDPKLTVELMHALVRGGSNVIELGVPFSDPMADGPVIQRSSERALTQGVTLHGCLQMVKEFRKTDVVTPVVLMGYANPVEQMGAERFAAEAKAAGVDGVLIVDYPPEECVDFAAQMKLAGVDPIFLLAPTSSSERIKDAAKIASGYIYYVSMRGVTGASHLNTQDVASIIPKIREATSIPIAVGFGINDAVSARAVSKTADAVVIGSRIIRLLEDSAPGQAVQSLETFIREIRVALDS; from the coding sequence ATGTCAAAAATTACCGCACTATTTTCTGAATTAAAAGCCAGTGGAAAAAAAGGATTAATTCCTTTTATCACTGCTGGTGACCCTGATCCAAAACTCACTGTTGAATTAATGCACGCATTAGTTCGTGGTGGTTCAAACGTCATTGAACTTGGGGTGCCATTTTCAGATCCAATGGCTGACGGACCAGTAATTCAACGCTCGTCTGAAAGAGCGCTCACTCAAGGTGTCACCTTGCATGGCTGCTTACAGATGGTGAAAGAGTTTCGTAAAACCGATGTCGTTACACCAGTCGTTTTAATGGGCTACGCCAATCCAGTTGAACAGATGGGAGCAGAGCGCTTTGCGGCGGAAGCTAAAGCTGCTGGGGTTGATGGTGTTCTGATCGTGGATTACCCTCCAGAAGAGTGCGTCGATTTTGCTGCCCAAATGAAGCTGGCAGGTGTGGATCCTATTTTTCTATTAGCACCCACTTCATCATCAGAGCGTATAAAAGATGCGGCCAAAATAGCCTCAGGTTATATCTATTACGTTTCTATGCGCGGCGTTACAGGTGCATCTCATCTGAATACCCAAGATGTGGCCAGTATTATTCCTAAGATTCGTGAAGCTACGTCAATTCCGATCGCAGTAGGTTTTGGTATTAATGACGCTGTAAGTGCCCGTGCAGTATCAAAAACAGCGGATGCAGTGGTGATTGGCAGTCGAATTATTCGTCTTTTGGAGGATTCTGCCCCTGGCCAGGCGGTACAATCACTTGAGACTTTCATACGCGAAATTCGCGTCGCTTTAGATAGTTAA
- the trpB gene encoding tryptophan synthase subunit beta, protein MYDKPDARGHFGPYGGVFVSETLMFALDELKAAYAKYQYDPEFLEEFHYELKHFVGRPSPVYHAKRWSEMLGGAQIYLKREDLNHTGAHKINNVIGQAMLAKRMGKPRIIAETGAGQHGVATATICARFGLDCTVYQGSVDVARQAQNVFRMKLLGAKVVPVESGTKTLKDALNEAMRDWVTNVEDTFYIIGTVAGPHPYPMMVRDFQSVIGEECKIQMPVMTGRQPDYVMACVGGGSNAMGIFYPYIDFPEVKLIGVEAAGHGLNSGLHSAALCVGKPGVLHGNRTYLLQDENGQISETHSVSAGMDYPGVGPEHAWLKDSGRADYVAITDEEALKAFHDCCRIEGIIPALESAHAIAYACKLAATLPKDKTILVNLSGRGDKDMHTVAQATGSEG, encoded by the coding sequence ATGTACGATAAGCCAGATGCACGAGGACACTTCGGTCCTTACGGTGGCGTATTTGTTTCTGAAACGCTCATGTTTGCTTTGGATGAGCTGAAAGCAGCTTATGCAAAGTATCAATACGACCCAGAATTTTTAGAAGAGTTTCACTACGAGCTTAAACATTTTGTTGGTCGTCCATCGCCGGTCTATCACGCGAAGCGTTGGAGTGAAATGTTAGGTGGCGCTCAAATCTATCTCAAGCGTGAAGATTTAAATCACACTGGCGCACACAAAATTAATAACGTGATTGGCCAAGCGATGTTGGCCAAGCGTATGGGTAAGCCGCGCATCATTGCTGAGACTGGAGCAGGGCAGCATGGTGTTGCCACTGCAACTATTTGTGCTCGCTTTGGTTTAGATTGCACTGTGTATCAAGGTTCTGTTGACGTGGCACGTCAAGCGCAAAATGTATTCCGCATGAAATTACTAGGCGCAAAAGTCGTACCTGTTGAATCAGGAACCAAGACTCTCAAAGACGCACTTAATGAGGCAATGCGTGATTGGGTTACTAATGTGGAAGATACCTTCTACATTATTGGCACTGTTGCTGGACCCCATCCATACCCAATGATGGTTCGTGACTTTCAAAGCGTAATCGGGGAAGAGTGCAAGATTCAAATGCCTGTAATGACTGGGCGCCAGCCTGACTATGTCATGGCCTGCGTTGGCGGCGGCTCTAACGCAATGGGTATTTTCTATCCCTATATTGATTTCCCGGAAGTGAAACTAATTGGCGTTGAAGCTGCGGGCCATGGCCTCAATAGTGGACTTCACTCAGCAGCGCTTTGCGTTGGAAAGCCAGGCGTATTACACGGTAATCGTACCTATCTTTTGCAAGATGAAAATGGGCAAATATCAGAGACACATTCTGTTTCTGCTGGTATGGATTACCCTGGCGTTGGCCCAGAGCATGCCTGGCTAAAAGACTCAGGTCGCGCAGACTATGTGGCAATTACTGATGAAGAGGCGCTGAAAGCTTTTCATGACTGCTGCCGCATTGAAGGAATTATCCCTGCTCTAGAATCTGCTCATGCAATTGCTTATGCATGTAAATTGGCAGCCACACTCCCTAAAGATAAAACCATCTTGGTGAACTTGTCTGGTCGTGGTGACAAGGATATGCATACCGTTGCACAAGCCACTGGTTCAGAGGGCTAA
- a CDS encoding phosphoribosylanthranilate isomerase: MGLLTHSPGRTRVKICGLKTPADVDAAVVAGVDALGFVFYPPSPRAVTPNIAASLISRLPAGVDAVGLVVNATDAEFEAIRAAASITLWQFHGDESPARCQRLAAGQPWMKAARVGAGFAFDDFSLQYRQANALLLDALVESYGGGGVPFDWSGIPQAWISANAPQVVLSGGLNVHNVGEAIARLHPCAVDVSSGVEISKGVKDHVLMKEFIEAVRAADASTPT; the protein is encoded by the coding sequence ATGGGATTACTAACTCACTCTCCTGGTCGAACCAGGGTCAAAATCTGCGGTCTTAAAACTCCTGCAGATGTCGATGCTGCGGTTGTGGCCGGGGTTGATGCGCTTGGCTTTGTTTTTTATCCCCCCAGTCCAAGAGCCGTTACACCTAATATCGCCGCCTCATTGATTTCTAGGCTTCCAGCAGGGGTAGATGCCGTCGGCTTGGTCGTAAACGCCACAGATGCTGAATTTGAGGCTATTAGGGCAGCTGCCTCCATCACTTTATGGCAGTTTCATGGAGATGAGTCCCCAGCCCGATGCCAGCGCCTTGCAGCAGGCCAACCCTGGATGAAAGCTGCACGCGTTGGTGCCGGCTTCGCGTTTGATGATTTTTCCCTACAATATAGGCAAGCAAATGCCCTTTTGCTCGATGCACTCGTTGAGAGCTATGGAGGAGGGGGCGTTCCTTTTGATTGGTCAGGAATTCCACAAGCATGGATAAGCGCAAACGCGCCTCAGGTCGTTTTGAGTGGTGGATTGAACGTTCACAACGTGGGCGAAGCTATCGCTCGTCTACATCCTTGCGCGGTTGACGTCTCTAGCGGCGTAGAAATCAGCAAAGGTGTAAAAGACCATGTCTTGATGAAAGAGTTTATCGAGGCAGTGCGTGCCGCGGACGCAAGCACACCAACCTAA
- a CDS encoding M23 family metallopeptidase, with product MQIFWVSGAVGKIHRINLTLKHLLLGACAFALTLILLGVFLQYMGFQMAIEYNPQLARKLGNVHTAVELENLNIFYRQKLIAIEKQVASYQLKINDLQTSNQKLSVLATPPVIQKDKPRQASVGGPFISPTRSESNPSLMNALQDSLQDMKRNNEHLNKLSEHWIGYVSWLETIPTGMPLQDRISISSGYGKRLDPFKNIWSEHLGVDFQAPLGTAIVSSGFGRVSKALRDPVYGNLLVIDHRAGIQTRYAHASELLVTEGQEVRRGQLIARVGSTGRATGPHLHYEVLKDSKLIDPAQILIGQFASQ from the coding sequence ATGCAAATTTTTTGGGTTTCAGGTGCTGTTGGCAAGATACACCGCATTAATTTAACGCTCAAGCATCTGTTATTGGGTGCTTGCGCCTTTGCTTTGACGCTAATTCTATTAGGCGTTTTCTTGCAGTACATGGGTTTTCAGATGGCGATTGAATATAACCCTCAGCTAGCTCGTAAGCTTGGCAACGTCCATACCGCAGTCGAACTTGAAAATCTCAATATCTTCTATCGCCAAAAGCTAATTGCTATAGAAAAACAGGTGGCGAGTTATCAGCTCAAGATCAATGATTTGCAAACGAGCAATCAAAAGTTATCGGTGCTTGCTACGCCGCCGGTAATCCAAAAAGACAAGCCTAGGCAAGCTTCGGTTGGGGGACCATTTATCAGCCCAACCCGCTCAGAATCAAATCCCAGTCTGATGAATGCATTGCAGGATTCATTGCAGGATATGAAGCGTAATAATGAGCATTTAAATAAACTATCTGAACATTGGATAGGCTACGTTTCATGGCTTGAGACTATCCCAACGGGTATGCCTCTGCAAGATCGTATTTCTATCTCTAGTGGCTATGGAAAAAGGCTTGATCCTTTTAAGAATATTTGGAGTGAGCATCTAGGTGTGGATTTCCAGGCTCCCCTAGGAACGGCTATTGTGTCATCCGGGTTTGGTAGGGTGTCAAAAGCATTGCGCGACCCTGTGTATGGAAACCTGCTAGTAATTGATCATCGAGCTGGAATTCAAACTCGATATGCCCATGCAAGTGAACTCCTTGTAACTGAGGGGCAAGAGGTGCGCAGAGGTCAGCTGATCGCCCGTGTGGGTTCAACCGGCAGGGCTACTGGACCACATCTCCACTATGAGGTTCTCAAGGACAGCAAGTTAATTGATCCGGCACAGATCCTGATAGGGCAGTTCGCCAGCCAATAA
- a CDS encoding bactofilin family protein, with amino-acid sequence MFKSKTNQPLGKSVESFETIIGSSLRVDGNLLLRSSVRIDGLVNGNILQEDGCEATVAIAKGATVTGDIRAKHVIVSGNLQGNIFSSDRVELLDTAFVSGDITYGTLGMQVGAKLEGKLRQADSESPSQTADVLIAQAMQKSNAA; translated from the coding sequence ATGTTCAAGTCCAAAACCAATCAACCGTTAGGTAAATCTGTTGAGAGCTTTGAAACTATTATTGGTTCGAGCTTAAGGGTTGATGGCAATCTATTATTAAGGAGCAGTGTCCGAATTGATGGTCTCGTCAATGGCAATATTCTCCAAGAGGATGGCTGTGAAGCAACTGTTGCGATTGCAAAAGGGGCTACCGTGACTGGCGATATTCGAGCTAAGCATGTGATTGTTTCCGGAAATCTTCAGGGAAATATATTTTCTTCTGATCGTGTTGAGCTTCTTGATACCGCTTTTGTGAGTGGCGACATTACTTATGGCACCCTGGGCATGCAAGTTGGTGCAAAATTGGAAGGCAAGCTTAGGCAGGCTGATAGTGAGTCACCTTCACAAACTGCAGATGTTTTAATCGCTCAAGCAATGCAAAAAAGTAATGCCGCTTAA